The proteins below are encoded in one region of Thermococcus peptonophilus:
- a CDS encoding TIGR00266 family protein yields the protein MKYEILHRPSFSLLEVELERGEEVQAEAGAMVHMSPTIKLETKAKGGVFGALKRSMLGGESFFVNTFRAEDGPGSIGLAPPYMGDIEAFELDGTLYAQSGAFLASYGDIDIDTKWGGAKTFFGREGLFLLKMSGRGIVFLSSFGAIYKKELHNERFVIDTGHMVAFSEGLNFNVKRVGGLKSTLFSGEGLVAEFYGTGTLYIQTRSMDSFLGWLVPHLPKRD from the coding sequence ATGAAGTATGAGATTCTCCACAGGCCGAGCTTTTCTCTCCTTGAGGTCGAACTTGAGAGGGGAGAGGAGGTACAGGCAGAAGCCGGGGCTATGGTGCACATGAGCCCGACTATAAAGCTGGAAACTAAGGCTAAGGGCGGCGTTTTTGGTGCGCTTAAGCGCTCAATGCTAGGTGGTGAGAGCTTCTTCGTGAACACATTCAGGGCGGAAGATGGACCCGGAAGCATCGGTCTCGCTCCGCCCTATATGGGAGACATTGAGGCCTTTGAGCTTGATGGAACTCTCTACGCCCAGAGCGGTGCCTTCCTGGCGAGCTATGGCGACATTGACATAGATACCAAATGGGGCGGCGCTAAAACTTTCTTCGGCAGGGAAGGTCTGTTCCTCCTTAAGATGAGCGGAAGGGGAATCGTTTTCCTTTCGAGCTTTGGTGCGATCTACAAGAAAGAACTCCACAACGAGCGCTTTGTCATTGATACTGGCCACATGGTGGCCTTCAGCGAGGGGCTAAACTTCAACGTGAAGCGCGTCGGTGGCCTTAAGAGCACCCTATTCAGCGGGGAGGGCCTTGTAGCGGAGTTCTACGGGACAGGGACACTTTACATCCAGACGAGGAGCATGGACAGCTTCCTGGGATGGCTCGTTCCACACCTGCCGAAGAGGGATTGA
- a CDS encoding TIGR00296 family protein, which translates to MYRIKDEWGEFLVRLARRAVEEYVRHKRVIEPPEDTPPELWEKMGVFVTLNRHNVPPQMALRGCIGFPLPIYPLVEATIKAAIYAAVDDPRFPPVRPEELDELTVEVSVLTPPELVEGPPEERPKKIKVGRDGLLIEKGIYSGLLLPQVPVEWGWDEEEFLTQTCWKAGLPPDCWLDPDTKVYRFTAEIFEEEYPRGPVRRKSLV; encoded by the coding sequence ATGTACCGCATAAAGGACGAGTGGGGGGAGTTCCTCGTCAGGCTCGCGAGGAGGGCAGTTGAAGAGTACGTCAGGCATAAGAGGGTCATAGAGCCGCCTGAAGACACGCCCCCTGAGCTTTGGGAGAAGATGGGCGTCTTCGTAACCCTCAACAGGCACAATGTTCCCCCTCAGATGGCGCTTAGAGGATGCATCGGCTTTCCGCTCCCTATATACCCGCTCGTCGAGGCAACGATAAAGGCGGCGATATACGCGGCTGTTGACGATCCGCGCTTCCCACCCGTCAGGCCTGAGGAGCTTGACGAACTGACCGTTGAGGTCAGCGTCTTAACCCCGCCGGAACTCGTAGAGGGCCCGCCAGAGGAGAGACCTAAGAAGATAAAGGTCGGCAGGGACGGCCTTCTCATAGAGAAGGGCATCTACTCCGGCCTGCTCCTGCCTCAGGTTCCAGTCGAATGGGGCTGGGACGAGGAGGAGTTCCTGACCCAGACCTGCTGGAAAGCCGGTCTTCCACCCGACTGCTGGCTCGATCCAGACACAAAGGTCTACCGCTTCACTGCCGAAATCTTCGAAGAGGAGTATCCCAGGGGGCCTGTGAGAAGAAAATCGCTGGTATGA
- a CDS encoding Zn-ribbon domain-containing OB-fold protein — MGRPMQVARHWRHFREKYALIGGKCENGHVFFPKRPVCPVCGSRNVEEYQFSGKGKVISWTIVRNPPSGFEYYKPYPLALVQLEEGPVVLAQLTDVDPDEIHEGMEVEMVTRKIREFGEDGIILYAYKFRPPIK; from the coding sequence ATGGGGAGGCCGATGCAGGTTGCCAGGCACTGGAGACACTTCCGTGAGAAGTACGCCCTCATCGGGGGCAAGTGTGAGAACGGCCACGTCTTCTTCCCGAAGAGGCCCGTCTGCCCTGTCTGCGGCTCAAGGAACGTTGAGGAGTACCAGTTCAGCGGAAAGGGTAAGGTCATCAGCTGGACCATCGTTAGGAACCCGCCGAGCGGCTTCGAGTACTACAAGCCCTATCCCCTTGCCCTCGTCCAGCTTGAGGAGGGACCCGTTGTCCTGGCCCAGCTCACCGACGTTGATCCAGATGAAATCCACGAGGGCATGGAGGTCGAAATGGTCACGAGGAAGATAAGGGAGTTCGGAGAAGACGGCATAATCCTCTACGCCTACAAGTTCAGGCCACCAATAAAGTGA
- a CDS encoding ribose 1,5-bisphosphate isomerase, protein MAVIKEVLEIAEKIKNMEIRGAGKIARSAAYALQLQAENSKATNVDEFWNEMKQAAKILFETRPTAVSLPNALRYVMHRGKIAHSSGADLEQLRFVIINAAKEFIHNSEKALERIGEFGAKRIEDGDVIMTHCHSKAAISVMKTAWEQGKDIKVIVTETRPKWQGKITAKELASYGIPVIYVVDSAARHYMKMTDKVVMGADSITVNGAVINKIGTALIALTAKEHRVWTMIAAETYKFHPETMLGQLVEIEMRDPTEVIPEEELKTWPKNIEVWNPAFDVTPPEYVDVIITERGIIPPYAAIDILREEFGWALKYTEPWED, encoded by the coding sequence ATGGCAGTGATAAAGGAAGTCCTCGAGATTGCGGAGAAGATAAAGAACATGGAAATCAGAGGAGCTGGGAAGATAGCCAGATCAGCTGCCTACGCCCTCCAGCTCCAGGCGGAGAATAGCAAGGCCACTAACGTTGACGAGTTCTGGAATGAGATGAAGCAGGCAGCGAAGATACTATTCGAGACGAGGCCTACGGCCGTTTCCCTGCCAAACGCGCTCCGTTATGTCATGCACAGGGGAAAGATAGCCCACTCCAGCGGAGCAGACCTCGAACAGCTCAGGTTTGTCATTATAAACGCCGCCAAGGAGTTCATCCACAACTCGGAGAAGGCCCTAGAGAGGATTGGAGAGTTCGGTGCGAAGAGGATCGAAGACGGAGACGTTATCATGACCCACTGCCACAGCAAAGCTGCCATAAGCGTCATGAAGACCGCCTGGGAGCAGGGCAAGGACATAAAGGTCATCGTGACCGAGACAAGGCCCAAATGGCAGGGCAAGATAACCGCCAAGGAGCTCGCTTCCTACGGCATTCCTGTCATCTACGTCGTCGACTCAGCCGCAAGGCACTACATGAAGATGACCGACAAGGTCGTTATGGGGGCTGACTCGATAACCGTCAACGGTGCCGTGATAAACAAGATTGGAACTGCTCTAATAGCGCTGACCGCGAAGGAGCACAGGGTCTGGACGATGATTGCAGCTGAAACCTACAAGTTCCACCCGGAGACCATGCTCGGCCAGCTGGTAGAGATAGAGATGCGCGACCCGACTGAGGTAATCCCCGAAGAGGAGCTGAAGACCTGGCCGAAGAACATCGAGGTCTGGAATCCAGCGTTCGACGTTACTCCGCCGGAGTACGTGGACGTCATAATCACCGAGCGCGGGATAATACCGCCGTACGCGGCAATAGACATCCTCAGGGAAGAGTTCGGCTGGGCGCTCAAGTACACCGAGCCCTGGGAAGACTGA
- a CDS encoding thiolase domain-containing protein — protein MEKPVIIGVGMVPVGEHWRVSLRDMAVEALLNAMDDAGIDKVDSLYVGNMASGSFIEQENLGALIADWAGLGNIPAVKVEAACGSGGAAVQEGAKAVMAGLEDIVAVVGVEKMTDAWPSDATRYLAYAADAEYELFHGASFVALNALIMRLYMKTYGYTEEDLAHFAVNAHANGAKNPYAMFKKPITVDTVLKSPYVADPIKLFDAAPMCDGAAAVIITSKEKAEELGVPKDKMVELAGFWRAIDTINFANREDFLTLKAAKVAAEKAYKIAGVTAKDIDFFEVHDAFTVMAALSLEALGVAEKGKGAMLAKEGQIAIDGDYPIQTMGGLKARGHPVGATGVYQTVEAVLQLRGEAPEGIQVPDAEVGLTQNIGGTGSNITVNILRRV, from the coding sequence ATGGAGAAGCCCGTCATAATTGGAGTTGGTATGGTTCCAGTCGGCGAGCACTGGAGGGTCTCACTCAGGGACATGGCCGTTGAGGCCCTTCTCAATGCGATGGACGACGCCGGAATAGACAAGGTTGATTCACTCTACGTAGGAAACATGGCCTCAGGCTCATTCATTGAGCAGGAAAACCTCGGTGCACTTATAGCCGACTGGGCCGGACTGGGGAACATCCCAGCAGTTAAGGTTGAGGCCGCCTGTGGAAGTGGCGGCGCGGCCGTCCAAGAAGGAGCTAAGGCCGTAATGGCAGGCTTAGAGGATATCGTTGCGGTCGTCGGTGTCGAGAAGATGACCGACGCCTGGCCGAGCGACGCTACCCGCTATCTGGCCTACGCGGCCGACGCCGAGTACGAGCTCTTCCACGGCGCGAGCTTCGTCGCTTTAAATGCTCTCATTATGAGGCTCTACATGAAGACCTACGGCTACACAGAGGAGGACTTGGCCCACTTCGCCGTTAACGCCCACGCAAACGGTGCTAAGAACCCGTACGCCATGTTCAAGAAGCCAATAACCGTTGATACAGTCCTCAAGAGTCCATACGTTGCAGACCCGATAAAGCTCTTCGACGCCGCACCAATGTGCGATGGAGCGGCTGCCGTGATAATAACCTCAAAAGAAAAGGCGGAGGAACTTGGCGTCCCGAAGGACAAGATGGTAGAACTTGCCGGCTTCTGGAGGGCAATCGACACCATAAACTTTGCAAACAGAGAGGACTTCCTGACGCTCAAAGCCGCCAAGGTTGCCGCCGAGAAAGCCTATAAGATTGCAGGAGTAACGGCCAAGGACATAGACTTCTTTGAGGTCCACGATGCATTCACAGTAATGGCCGCGCTCAGCCTCGAGGCCCTCGGCGTTGCGGAGAAGGGCAAAGGTGCCATGCTCGCGAAGGAGGGACAGATAGCGATAGACGGCGACTACCCAATACAGACGATGGGCGGCCTCAAGGCCAGGGGGCACCCTGTCGGAGCAACCGGTGTTTACCAGACGGTTGAAGCGGTTCTTCAGCTCCGCGGAGAGGCTCCCGAAGGAATACAGGTTCCCGACGCCGAAGTTGGACTGACCCAGAACATAGGTGGAACCGGTTCAAACATCACAGTCAACATCCTGAGGAGGGTCTGA
- a CDS encoding hydroxymethylglutaryl-CoA synthase, protein MRKLLKPKRDVGIIGYGAYVPMYRIKAEEIGRVWGVNSFPIQEKSVPGLDEDAITIGIEAARNALKRAQIDPKLIKAIWLGTESKPYAVKPSGTVIAEAIGATPDLDAADFEFACKAGTEAIQAAIGFVGSEMADYAMAIGADTSQGRPGDHLEFTAAAGGAAYILAPKSSETLAYFEASYSYVTDTPDFWRRQHEHYPRHGNRFTGEPAYFHQIISAAKTLMEELGYTPNDFDYAVFHQPNVKFPLTAAKILGIPKEKVLPGLLSGIIGNTYSGATLVGVSAVLDIAKPGDRILWVSFGSGAGSDAFSLVVQDAIEEKRDLAPKTMDYVNRKKYIDYALYAKHRGKYIL, encoded by the coding sequence ATGCGAAAGCTCCTGAAGCCCAAAAGGGATGTCGGCATTATCGGCTACGGCGCCTACGTGCCGATGTATAGAATCAAGGCCGAGGAGATAGGAAGGGTCTGGGGGGTAAACAGCTTCCCAATCCAGGAGAAGTCCGTTCCAGGTCTTGACGAGGACGCGATAACCATCGGTATTGAGGCCGCGAGAAACGCCCTCAAGAGGGCCCAAATTGACCCCAAGCTCATCAAGGCCATCTGGCTCGGAACTGAGAGCAAGCCCTACGCCGTTAAACCGAGCGGAACTGTCATAGCGGAGGCCATAGGAGCAACCCCAGATTTAGATGCTGCAGACTTCGAGTTCGCATGCAAGGCCGGAACAGAGGCCATACAGGCCGCTATCGGCTTCGTCGGTTCCGAGATGGCTGACTACGCGATGGCCATAGGGGCCGACACCTCACAGGGAAGGCCCGGCGACCACCTCGAGTTCACCGCCGCCGCTGGAGGGGCCGCCTACATCCTTGCCCCCAAGAGTTCAGAAACCCTCGCATACTTTGAGGCGAGCTATTCCTACGTCACAGACACCCCTGACTTCTGGAGGAGGCAGCACGAGCACTACCCGAGGCACGGGAATCGCTTCACAGGTGAGCCTGCCTACTTCCACCAGATAATAAGCGCCGCCAAGACTCTCATGGAGGAGCTCGGCTACACGCCGAACGACTTTGACTACGCCGTTTTCCACCAGCCGAACGTCAAGTTCCCTCTCACAGCCGCCAAAATCCTCGGAATTCCAAAGGAGAAGGTTCTCCCCGGACTCCTCAGCGGAATAATCGGAAACACCTACAGCGGCGCAACTCTCGTTGGTGTGTCAGCGGTTCTCGACATAGCCAAACCCGGCGACAGGATTCTGTGGGTGAGCTTTGGAAGTGGAGCTGGAAGCGATGCCTTCAGCCTCGTCGTCCAGGATGCGATAGAGGAGAAGAGAGACCTGGCTCCGAAGACGATGGACTACGTGAACAGGAAGAAGTACATAGACTACGCCCTCTATGCGAAGCACAGGGGCAAGTACATACTGTGA
- the taw3 gene encoding tRNA(Phe) 7-((3-amino-3-carboxypropyl)-4-demethylwyosine(37)-N(4))-methyltransferase Taw3 → MFLYTENFEEQKEKAMEGLRKALEEDRVDHDIIPLLEKINALPNYFTTSSCSGRISVMEMPHFGDKVNSVWLGKWHREVRLEEVLEAVRKHRSGQLWFLVRSPILHVGARTLEDAVRLLNLAIGLGFKYSNIKSVSHKKLVVEIRSTERMDVPLGENGELWVDEAYIERIVTLANAQVRRFKAKLKRLEEEIERLSEV, encoded by the coding sequence ATGTTTCTCTACACCGAGAACTTTGAAGAGCAGAAGGAAAAGGCGATGGAAGGCCTGAGGAAGGCCCTTGAAGAGGACAGGGTAGACCATGACATAATCCCGCTCCTGGAGAAGATAAACGCCCTCCCAAACTACTTCACGACTTCCTCATGCTCGGGAAGGATTTCGGTCATGGAGATGCCTCACTTCGGCGACAAGGTGAACTCTGTGTGGCTCGGCAAGTGGCACAGGGAGGTCAGGCTCGAAGAAGTCCTTGAGGCTGTGAGAAAACACCGCTCCGGCCAGCTCTGGTTTCTGGTCAGGAGTCCAATACTCCACGTTGGGGCGAGAACTCTTGAGGACGCTGTGAGACTGTTAAACCTTGCCATAGGCCTGGGCTTTAAGTACTCCAACATAAAGAGCGTGAGCCACAAGAAGCTGGTCGTTGAGATACGTTCAACAGAGAGGATGGACGTCCCGCTGGGCGAGAACGGGGAACTGTGGGTTGATGAGGCATACATCGAGAGAATAGTCACCCTTGCAAACGCCCAGGTCAGAAGGTTCAAGGCGAAGCTGAAGAGGCTGGAAGAGGAAATTGAACGCTTATCTGAGGTTTGA
- a CDS encoding MTH1187 family thiamine-binding protein, which yields MVIAEFVIVPLGEKSLSRYVAEVVKLLEKKGVKYQLTPMATIIEVPTVEDVFKIVAEAHELMFKLGAKRVSTTVRIDDRRDKERHMEDKIKSVMEKVRGG from the coding sequence ATGGTCATAGCGGAGTTCGTCATAGTCCCGTTGGGCGAGAAAAGCCTCAGCAGGTACGTCGCCGAAGTAGTAAAGCTTTTAGAGAAGAAAGGTGTTAAATATCAACTGACGCCGATGGCCACCATTATCGAAGTTCCAACCGTCGAAGACGTCTTCAAAATAGTCGCGGAGGCACACGAACTCATGTTTAAGCTCGGAGCTAAGCGGGTCTCAACAACCGTGAGGATTGACGACAGGAGGGACAAGGAGCGGCACATGGAGGACAAAATAAAATCAGTCATGGAAAAGGTCAGGGGTGGTTGA
- a CDS encoding IGHMBP2 family helicase, whose product MNEKEVVLSKFIAHLKELVEMERRAEIEAMRLEMRRLSGREREKVGRAVLGLNGKVIGEELGYFLVRYGRDREIKTEISIGDLVVISKRDPLKSDLVGTVVEKGKRFLTVALETVPEWALKGVRIDLYANDITFKRWMENLDNLRESGRKALELYLGLREPEESEPVEFQPFDKSLNASQRRAISKALGSGDFFLVHGPFGTGKTRTLVELIRQEVTRGHKVLATAESNVAVDNIVERLADSGLKVVRVGHPSRVSRALHETTLAYLITQHDLYGELRELRVIGENLKEKRDTFTKPAPKYRRGLSDREILRLAEKGIGTRGISARLIREMAEWIRINQQVQKTFDDAKKLEERIAREIISEADVVLTTNASAGLEVVDYGEYDVAVIDEATQATIPSILIPINRAKRFVLAGDHKQLPPTILSGKAKKLSRTLFEGLIERYPEKSEMLTVQYRMNERLMEFPSREFYDGKIEAHESVKNITLADLGVSKPEFEDFWNTALKPENVLVFIDTSKREDRFERQRRGSDSRENPLEAKLVAEAVERLLEMGVKPDWIGVITPYDDQRDMISSMVGEEVEVKTVDGYQGREKEVIVLSFVRSNRRGELGFLTDLRRLNVSLTRAKRKLIAVGDSSTLSNHPTYRRFIEFVREKGTLIGV is encoded by the coding sequence ATGAACGAAAAAGAAGTAGTGCTGTCAAAGTTCATCGCTCACCTCAAGGAACTCGTTGAGATGGAGCGGAGGGCCGAGATAGAGGCCATGCGCTTAGAGATGAGGCGCCTCAGCGGCAGGGAGCGAGAGAAGGTTGGAAGGGCAGTTCTTGGCCTCAACGGAAAGGTAATCGGTGAGGAGCTCGGCTATTTTCTGGTGAGGTATGGAAGGGATAGGGAGATAAAGACCGAAATAAGCATCGGCGACCTCGTAGTAATCAGCAAACGCGACCCGCTCAAGAGCGACCTCGTGGGGACTGTCGTGGAGAAGGGAAAGCGCTTTCTCACCGTTGCCCTCGAAACCGTCCCGGAGTGGGCGCTTAAGGGCGTCAGAATTGACCTCTACGCGAACGACATAACCTTCAAGCGCTGGATGGAGAACCTCGACAACCTGAGGGAGAGCGGGAGAAAGGCCCTTGAGCTGTACCTCGGCCTTAGGGAGCCTGAGGAGAGCGAACCCGTTGAGTTCCAGCCCTTCGACAAGAGCCTGAACGCGAGCCAGAGGAGGGCCATATCAAAGGCCCTCGGCAGTGGGGACTTCTTCCTCGTTCACGGGCCTTTTGGGACAGGGAAAACGAGAACCCTGGTGGAGCTGATAAGGCAGGAGGTGACGAGGGGCCATAAGGTTCTCGCAACCGCCGAGAGCAACGTTGCCGTTGACAACATAGTCGAGAGGCTTGCAGATTCAGGATTGAAAGTGGTAAGGGTCGGTCACCCGAGCAGGGTCTCAAGGGCTCTCCACGAGACGACGTTAGCTTACCTGATCACCCAGCACGACCTCTACGGAGAGCTGAGGGAGCTTAGGGTCATCGGTGAGAACCTCAAGGAGAAGAGGGACACCTTCACAAAGCCAGCTCCAAAGTACAGGAGGGGGTTGAGCGATAGAGAAATTTTAAGGCTCGCTGAAAAGGGAATCGGGACGAGAGGGATTTCGGCGAGACTAATCAGGGAGATGGCGGAGTGGATCAGGATAAACCAGCAGGTTCAGAAGACCTTCGACGATGCCAAGAAGCTTGAAGAAAGAATAGCGAGGGAGATAATCAGTGAAGCCGACGTGGTTCTGACAACAAACGCATCAGCTGGCTTGGAAGTGGTTGACTACGGCGAATACGATGTGGCAGTTATAGACGAGGCGACTCAGGCGACGATTCCAAGCATCCTCATCCCTATAAACAGGGCGAAGCGCTTTGTATTGGCTGGAGACCACAAACAGCTCCCGCCGACGATACTGAGCGGGAAGGCGAAGAAGCTTTCAAGGACCCTCTTTGAGGGCCTAATAGAGCGCTATCCGGAGAAGAGTGAGATGCTCACCGTCCAGTACAGGATGAACGAGAGACTGATGGAGTTCCCAAGCAGGGAGTTCTACGACGGGAAGATAGAGGCCCACGAGAGCGTTAAAAATATCACACTGGCGGATTTAGGGGTCAGCAAACCCGAGTTTGAGGATTTCTGGAATACTGCCCTCAAGCCCGAAAACGTGCTGGTCTTCATTGACACCTCAAAGAGGGAAGACCGCTTCGAGAGACAGAGGCGTGGTAGTGACAGCAGGGAGAACCCTCTTGAGGCGAAGCTCGTCGCCGAGGCCGTTGAGAGGCTCCTTGAGATGGGCGTGAAGCCTGACTGGATAGGTGTAATCACGCCCTACGACGACCAGAGGGACATGATAAGCTCAATGGTGGGCGAAGAGGTCGAGGTAAAAACGGTTGACGGCTACCAGGGGAGGGAAAAAGAGGTCATTGTACTGTCCTTCGTCCGCTCGAACAGAAGGGGAGAGCTCGGCTTCCTTACAGACCTCAGAAGGCTTAACGTCTCCCTCACGAGGGCCAAGAGGAAGTTAATAGCGGTTGGGGACTCGTCCACACTCTCAAACCACCCAACTTACAGGAGGTTTATCGAGTTCGTGAGAGAAAAGGGCACTTTAATAGGGGTGTGA
- a CDS encoding fibrillarin-like rRNA/tRNA 2'-O-methyltransferase, with protein sequence MKVKKHKFPGVYIVIDDDGSEKIATKNLVPGQRVYGERVVKFEGDEYRIWNPTRSKLGAAILNGLKNFPIKPGSTVLYLGVASGTTASHVSDVVGWEGKVFGVEFSPRVLRELVPLVEERRNIVPILGDATKPEGYRALVPKVDVIFEDVAQPTQAKILIDNAKVYLKSGGYGMISVKSRSIDVTKEPEHVFKEVEKELSTYFEVVERLSLEPYEKDHALFVVRKP encoded by the coding sequence ATGAAGGTTAAGAAGCACAAGTTTCCTGGCGTTTACATAGTTATTGATGACGACGGCAGCGAGAAGATAGCGACCAAGAACCTCGTTCCGGGCCAGAGGGTCTATGGAGAGAGGGTGGTCAAGTTCGAGGGGGATGAGTACAGGATTTGGAACCCGACGAGGTCTAAGCTCGGAGCGGCCATCCTCAACGGCCTCAAGAACTTCCCGATAAAGCCGGGCTCAACTGTACTCTACCTCGGTGTAGCGAGCGGAACCACAGCTTCCCACGTCAGCGACGTAGTGGGCTGGGAGGGCAAGGTCTTCGGAGTGGAGTTTTCTCCGAGGGTCCTCAGGGAGCTCGTCCCTCTCGTAGAGGAGAGGAGGAACATCGTGCCGATACTCGGTGATGCCACCAAGCCCGAAGGCTACCGCGCTTTGGTTCCGAAGGTGGACGTTATCTTCGAGGACGTTGCCCAGCCGACGCAGGCAAAGATACTCATAGACAACGCCAAGGTCTACCTCAAGAGCGGCGGATACGGAATGATATCCGTCAAGAGCAGGAGCATAGACGTCACCAAGGAGCCGGAGCATGTCTTCAAGGAAGTGGAAAAGGAGCTTTCGACCTACTTCGAAGTCGTCGAGAGGCTTTCGCTCGAGCCCTACGAGAAGGACCACGCACTTTTCGTTGTTAGAAAACCGTAA
- a CDS encoding C/D box methylation guide ribonucleoprotein complex aNOP56 subunit (functions along with aFIB and aL7a; guides 2'-O-methylation of ribose to specific sites in RNAs), whose translation MKAYIAENVRGIYAFDESGKLIGSKPFSGKPEVSLDKLLKGEPSDELIEFLDELGKEGYTEFVVEDSELSRNLKELGYNATAEFPNIAGEKLRSSPEEFLGENWFDEYFSVGVALTRLRIQEQSGARDKMIIQAIEALDDIDKVINLLVSRLREWYGLHFPELDELLPKHPQYVAFVKEIGPRENATREKLEKLGFSEGKIEKILKAAEKSMGAPLGKFDSAIIQKLASEIHDLYKLREQIEDYLETAMDEVAPNLKALVGAKLAARLMSLAGGLKELAMMPASTIQVLGAEKALFRHLRTGAKPPKHGVIFQYPAINRSPWWQRGKIARALAGKLAIAARVDYFSGEYIGEELKKELEQRIQEIKEKYPNPPKRKAKPEKKKKEKKKFKGKGKGKHEKGKGLGGKKEGKGKKDKKKKKKGKGGKR comes from the coding sequence ATGAAAGCTTACATAGCCGAGAACGTCAGAGGCATCTACGCCTTTGACGAGAGCGGGAAGCTCATAGGGAGCAAACCCTTCAGCGGGAAGCCGGAGGTGAGCCTCGACAAGCTCCTCAAGGGAGAGCCGAGCGATGAACTCATAGAGTTCCTCGACGAGCTTGGGAAGGAAGGCTACACTGAGTTCGTGGTTGAGGACTCCGAGCTGAGCAGAAACCTCAAAGAGCTCGGTTATAACGCCACAGCCGAGTTTCCGAACATAGCTGGCGAAAAGCTCCGCTCAAGCCCCGAGGAGTTCCTGGGTGAGAACTGGTTTGACGAGTACTTCAGCGTTGGTGTTGCCCTGACCAGGCTCCGCATCCAGGAGCAGAGCGGCGCTCGCGATAAGATGATCATCCAGGCCATTGAGGCCCTCGACGACATTGACAAGGTCATAAACCTCCTCGTTTCTCGCCTTAGGGAGTGGTACGGCCTCCACTTCCCGGAGCTCGATGAACTCCTCCCGAAGCACCCGCAGTACGTTGCGTTCGTTAAGGAGATCGGCCCGAGGGAGAACGCGACCAGGGAGAAGCTTGAGAAGCTCGGCTTCTCGGAGGGCAAGATAGAGAAGATCCTCAAAGCAGCTGAGAAGTCAATGGGTGCCCCGCTCGGCAAGTTCGACAGCGCAATAATCCAGAAGTTGGCCAGCGAGATACACGACCTTTACAAGCTGAGGGAGCAGATAGAGGACTACCTCGAGACTGCAATGGACGAGGTCGCCCCGAACCTTAAGGCCCTCGTCGGGGCAAAGCTCGCTGCTAGGCTCATGAGCCTTGCTGGCGGATTAAAGGAGCTCGCCATGATGCCGGCCTCGACCATACAGGTTCTTGGCGCGGAAAAAGCCCTCTTCAGGCACCTCAGGACGGGTGCTAAACCACCTAAGCACGGCGTCATCTTTCAGTACCCAGCAATAAACCGCTCACCCTGGTGGCAGAGGGGTAAGATAGCCCGCGCTCTGGCAGGAAAGCTCGCGATAGCGGCCAGGGTGGACTACTTCTCCGGCGAATACATAGGCGAGGAGCTGAAGAAGGAGCTTGAGCAGAGGATTCAGGAGATCAAGGAGAAGTACCCGAACCCGCCGAAGAGGAAGGCCAAGCCCGAGAAGAAAAAGAAGGAAAAGAAGAAGTTCAAGGGCAAAGGAAAAGGAAAGCACGAGAAGGGTAAGGGCCTCGGCGGAAAGAAGGAAGGAAAGGGCAAGAAGGACAAGAAGAAAAAGAAGAAGGGTAAGGGAGGTAAGAGGTGA